The genomic stretch ATCATCTAAGATGCAACCATCTAAGAAGCAACCATATAAGAAATAACCTACTCAAAATCAATCCATTGCTTAATTTCCTAAACATATTAGGACATATATTGTCTATAACTCTCGAATGTAATCCATATGAGATCAATAGGTGTCAATTCGTCCAACACACTCCTCGTCTCATCAACCTTCTTTTCCTCATGCTTATAGGTCTATCTCAATGTCAGTGGAAGTCCACTACTGATGGTCACAATTTGAGACTCTTCTCTCTTGCCAAATATTATCATAAATATCTTTTTTGAATCCAACACCGTTACATTATAAATATtatcaattaaaataaataaaaataaacataactaaatagaaataaataaactaaataaaAATAAATACTTGTAGCAGAGTAGCATATTAACCGAGTTGTTTGTTAATGCAACCGCAAGGGCATGACTGTGCGAAGTAATAAATAGACATCAAACCATAGAGACCAATGGCTTAAGTACCGAATCATGTCATATCGGTGTATATCTTGAGAAATCGAAAATATGGATTTTGGTAAAACGACTTAAAAGAATAGTACGTAATTGAAAACAACTTATATGAATAATCACTTAAATCTCAATTGGGGCAAGCAGGACCTGGGGTTATGGCTCTTACTCTAACACAATCGCACGTTCTTTGTCACTTATATTACAAGAATTATGTGTAAATTATATAAAATAGATAAATATGGCCAATACATGCTTTCGCCAATGCATTGTCCTATTGACAAAGAATAATCCATCTACTTTCGCCCAACCAGATTATTCTTCGACGATTCATTACTTTTTTCTCTACTATATGTTTTCTCAAATTCTTCTAAGCACTTTCATTGTTTGGACTAGGTTGTTTAAAAATATGCATTCCGGTATCAACATATATCCTTTCAGACTATGATTGATACCTGAGAACCACTTACTTTCGTAATGAAGTTGGAAAGCATGAACTCAgattataaaataagtttaaataAAATTCTCGTAATTGATAGTAACATATCATAGAAGAGGTCATAAGATAATCCACATAATCCTTAGTCCCTAATGAACTACTCACTCATCGTGAGGGCAAACATAATCGAAATAATATTCATTATTTTATTCATAAAAACAATTATAATAAATGAATAATTGAGGAAAAATGAATAATAAAACCAAAATTATGATTAAACTTTGATCCACAATTCCTCCCTTGGAGACTTGAGTTATAGAgaaaaagaagaacaaaagtaCGTAGAAACTTTCTGAATAGAAATTGGGATCCAAAAACTCATAACAGGCTATGAGTTTTATAGAAAAAGTAAAAAGTGAATAATATCATTGGTTAAATAACTAGTATTCAGATTTGCAACATATCAAATATTTCCTAAGAGTAGGGCTGGAAATGAACCAAACCGACTCGAAAATAGTTCGAGACTCGATTCGATAATTAATTCGTTGGACttggttcatgaaccaaatgAGTCGAACTTGAGCTCAAAACTAAGTTCGTAAAATAAATGAGCTGAACTTGAGCTATGTATAGTTCGACTCGTTAGGTTCATGAGTCGACtcggttatatatatatatatatatatatatatatatatatatatatatatatatatatatatatatatatatatatataatatttttaaatcatATATCTTAATAgtatcatttaaaaaaataatgtATAGATTTTAACCTTTTAACttatcaaattaaatattttaaaaaatacttGTGACATTTTTTTATACAAAGTAAAATACTTCTAACTCAAAAAAAAACATAATGCACCGTGACTTTTAATTTTAAAGTGTCATTTTAAACTACttctaaatttgttttttaaactaCCACTTTAAAAATAATGTTTTTTAAATATTGTACCATTTATATGATTTAATTTGTATCCTTTTATATTATTTTTgactttattattattattaactaCTTTTAAGATTTTAAATATGCCCATTTATTAGTATTGCATTTTCCAAAAGCGAAACCTTTAGTATTCCTTTTTAGATTTTAGGTTTTAGAGAACTTCCTTCATCCTTCATATTACGTATTTTCAGTCTTTGTTCTCTattctgaagaaaaaaaaacttTAACTCTTTCTTCCAGATTCAACAATTTTTTTCAATATAGGTAAATATTATTATTCTCATCATCGGATTATTTTAGTAGCTTTGTCATTTTTTACTGTGTTCTGAATATGTTGAATATGTTCTTCCTGTATATAATGAACTATAACTCTGTTATgaggattttatttattttctttgttttgtaTATGTTCTTTTTGAATCTATTTTTCTTGGTTTGAACTAAATATATAACTCTGTTATGAGAATTTTTTTATTATGCTCTATTTAaaaattttaatgatttttttaatgGAACTTGtggttttatttatttttctattgtAGATATGTCATACAGTACCTCACTTGAATCATTGGGAGATTCACAATCACCACAAAAAGATGGAGAAGAGTGTTTAAATATATTGAATCCTATCATTGATTTAAATGCAAATACTAATGAAGAACCACTAACAAATGAATCAACACCGGCAAATAAAGTTgtgaatgaagaaaatgttgagagcagtGACATTGTTATTCAAAAGTCCAAGAGGAAGAAAACTTCTCTAGTTTGGGATCACTTCAAAAAAGTGGAATTAAAGAATGGAAAAAAATGGCAATGTATACACTGTAAAAACAATTATTCTGTTGTTGGTAGTGGATCAACCAATCATTTGATGAGGCATTTAAAACAAACATGTCATGTTTACAAGAAGCTAATAGCAcaacaaaaaaaattaaacttTCAGCCAGCAAAAAGCAAGATTGATGAGAAGCTTTCTGGACCACTACTAATGAATTCAGGAGGTAAATATGACCATGAAAGACAACGAGAATCCACCGCACATTGGATTATGATGCATGAACATGCATTTAGTATTATTGAGGAAGAAGGTTTTCATTTTATGATGAAGTGTTCTAATATTTCATATGAGAAAATTAGTCAGAAGACATTGAAGAATGATTGTATTGCTGTTTATGAAGCTGAAAGAAAAAAGTTGAAGTCTACTTTAAGGACAGTAAATAAGATTTGTTTGACCACTGATTTATGGAAGTCACAAAATCAGAAGATAGAATACATGATGTTAACTGGCCATTTCATTGATGCTGACTGGGTTTTGCAGAAACACATTCTTAGTTTTGTTCATGTTCCTCCTCCTCGGCGTGGTGTTGGTATTGCTGATGCTATCTTCAAATGTCTTAAAGATTGGGGTattgaaaataaattatttaGTGTGTCAGTGGATAATGCACATTACAACGATAAATGTTTGAAAGAGTTAAAAGTTCTGATTTTAAGGCACCGAAAATTAGTGTTAGATGGAAAGTTATTTCATGTGCATTGTTGTGCGCATATACTAAATTTGCTTGTTCAAGATGGTATTGGGAAAATAGCAAAAATAGTTGAAGACGTGCGTGAAAGTGTGAAGTTCATCAATCAGTCTGAAGCAAGGTTGCAAACATTCTCACAAATAGTTCAACAACTAAAGCTTGGTGGTAAAAAATTAATTCTTGATTGCCCTACTCGTTGGAACTCCACCTATCAAATGTTGTCAGTTGCAATGCAGTTCAAAGAAGTCTTCCCTCGTTTTCAAGATCGAGAACCAAGCTATACAACTCTTCCAGATGATGATGATTGGGAAAAGGTT from Lathyrus oleraceus cultivar Zhongwan6 chromosome 7, CAAS_Psat_ZW6_1.0, whole genome shotgun sequence encodes the following:
- the LOC127102145 gene encoding zinc finger BED domain-containing protein RICESLEEPER 2-like, whose amino-acid sequence is MSYSTSLESLGDSQSPQKDGEECLNILNPIIDLNANTNEEPLTNESTPANKVVNEENVESSDIVIQKSKRKKTSLVWDHFKKVELKNGKKWQCIHCKNNYSVVGSGSTNHLMRHLKQTCHVYKKLIAQQKKLNFQPAKSKIDEKLSGPLLMNSGGKYDHERQRESTAHWIMMHEHAFSIIEEEGFHFMMKCSNISYEKISQKTLKNDCIAVYEAERKKLKSTLRTVNKICLTTDLWKSQNQKIEYMMLTGHFIDADWVLQKHILSFVHVPPPRRGVGIADAIFKCLKDWGIENKLFSVSVDNAHYNDKCLKELKVLILRHRKLVLDGKLFHVHCCAHILNLLVQDGIGKIAKIVEDVRESVKFINQSEARLQTFSQIVQQLKLGGKKLILDCPTRWNSTYQMLSVAMQFKEVFPRFQDREPSYTTLPDDDDWEKVEKVSKLLEVFNVVTNIISGSEYPTANLYLAEVFRIKLVLDQAIQDESDFMKEMEKAMKGKFDKYWSQCNLVMSLASVLDPRIKMMGVNMCFPLIYPEVEARKNIENVRIALDDMYKKYADILSEHSEEGSSRNGVDQNGLILESQKSSGWSLLMNHVEEQQAIPAVKSEIEEYLNEPTYKPKDNGHMSFCALEWWKLNYGKYRVLSHMAADVLAIPISIVASESTFSAGGRVIDSYEFNWLKNYPLPSCRLSFPY